The bacterium BMS3Abin02 DNA segment AGGCTCGGCAAGAGGCGAACCGGGCGAAATCGGCACTCTCCGATGCGCAGCAGGTCGCCGATCAGGCGAATCTTGTTCGCTCCGGTGTCGAGGCCGACCTGCTGTCCCGGCTCGATGCCGTCGAGCGGACCAGTGCCGATCTCGACGTGGTGTCCTCCAAGGTCATCGAGCTCCGTGGCCAGATCGAGGATGCAGAGCTGCTGGTCAGGTCACTGCGCACTTCGGCGGACGAACGAGCCGTGGAGGCATATATGAGTTCGTGGTCGACCGACATCGGCCTGGTTGTCCTCTCCGCCGATCTCACGCAGGCGCTCGTTCTCGAGGATGTCGCCGAGACGGCGCGCGAGGACGATCTGGCCCAGATCAACGAGCTGACGATCCAACGCCGCATCCTGAACGAACTGCGCTCCGACCAGGAGTCGGAGCAGCAGCGGCTCAGGCGAATACAGGATGATCTGACATCCCAGGTCAACGTTCTCGAGCAGCTCTTCCTTCAGGCGGACGTGGAGGTTCGGGCGGCGTTTCTCGCGGTCGACGAATCCGATCGACAGTATCGGGCAGCCCGCAGCAAGGCAGTGGTTGCGCAGAGGGCGTATGACGAGGCGCAGCGAAGGCTGCGTATCGGCAGAGGTGTGGAGCGATGGCGGCCTCTCGTCCAGAAGTACTTCCCGCCCGAACTCATCGATCAGGCTCTCGCCGTCATGTACTGCGAAAGTGGCGGAGATCCGGATGCGACGAATCCGCGTTCCAACGCCGCCGGCCTCTTCCAGTTTCTCAGGGGCACGTGGGCCATCGCCAGTGTTCGGGCCGGGTTTGGCGGATACAGCCGGTTGGACCCGGAGGCGAACATCGCTTCGGCCGCATGGCTCGTGGACTACTCCATTCGGACCCGCCACCCCGCCGGGGCATGGGGCCACTGGTCCTGTAGGCCGTAGCGTCATGGATCGTATCGAGATCAGTGGTGAGAAGGAATGGTTCTCTGTTGCCGATATCTGCGCGCACATGGAGGTGACCCCCTACGTGGTCACCTCCCTGTTGCGAGCGGGTGAGATTCCGGCTGTGAAGTTCGGCAGAGAATGGCGGGTAGCCAGGCGAGACCTGGAGGATTGGATCAACGCGCAGCGCAGCCGCAATGCCTGATCCGATCGAGTTCGTTCCTGACCGTTGGGCAAACGGAGGAGAGGTCGTCGGACGATGGCAGGGCAAAGCCGTCTTCGTGCCCGACGCGTTGCCGGGCGAGCGGATTCGTGTCCGCATCGTACGAGAGAAGTCATCGTGGGCGCGCGGAGAACTCCTGGAGGTCCTCG contains these protein-coding regions:
- a CDS encoding transglycosylase SLT domain protein, yielding MSVSRSVCVALVATALLFASLPGGEAALAQTKGDVDEARQEANRAKSALSDAQQVADQANLVRSGVEADLLSRLDAVERTSADLDVVSSKVIELRGQIEDAELLVRSLRTSADERAVEAYMSSWSTDIGLVVLSADLTQALVLEDVAETAREDDLAQINELTIQRRILNELRSDQESEQQRLRRIQDDLTSQVNVLEQLFLQADVEVRAAFLAVDESDRQYRAARSKAVVAQRAYDEAQRRLRIGRGVERWRPLVQKYFPPELIDQALAVMYCESGGDPDATNPRSNAAGLFQFLRGTWAIASVRAGFGGYSRLDPEANIASAAWLVDYSIRTRHPAGAWGHWSCRP
- a CDS encoding helix-turn-helix domain protein translates to MDRIEISGEKEWFSVADICAHMEVTPYVVTSLLRAGEIPAVKFGREWRVARRDLEDWINAQRSRNA